The sequence GACGAACTCCAAGTGTCAGCGTCCGACCGGCGAGGCCGGCTTGCGGGACGACCGGAACGATCACCGATTGCCCCTTGTAATCGACCTCGACACCCGCGTCGCTGACGCCCTTGCAGGTCACCGGCAGGAAGTTCATCTTCGGATTGCCGATGAAGCCGGCAACGAAGGTGTTGGCCGGCTTGTGATAGAGCTCGAGCGGCGCGCCGGTCTGGGCGATCTGGCCGGCATTGAGAACGACGATCCGGTCCGCCATCGTCATCGCCTCGACCTGGTCGTGCGTGACGTAGATCATCGTTGCCCGCAATTGCCGGTGCAGCTTCGCCAGCTCGATGCGCATGTCGGCGCGAAGCGCCGCGTCGAGATTGGAGAGCGGCTCATCGAAGAGGAAGATCTTCGGCTCGCGCACGATCGCCCGCCCGATCGCGACACGCTGACGCTGACCGCCGGACAGCATGCCCGGCTTTTGCTGCAGCCGCTGGTCGAGGTGCAGGATGCGCGCCGCATGCTCCACCTTTGCCTTCAGCTTCTCCTCGGCCATCTTTTCCACGCGCAGCGGAAAGGCGATGTTCTCAAAGACGCTCATGTGCGGATAAAGCGCGTAGGACTGGAAGACCATGGCGATGCCGCGCTTGACCGGCGGCAGGTCGTTGACGCGTTTGCCCTCGATCAGGATGTCCCCCGAGCTGGTCTCGTCGAGACCAGCGATCATCCTGAGCAAGGTCGACTTGCCGCAACCGGAGGGTCCGACGAAAACGACGAACTCACCGTTCCTGACTTCGAGATCGATGCCTTTCAGCACCTCGAATGTCCCGTAGAATTTCTGAACCCGATTGAGATTGAGCTGTCCCAAGAAACTGTCTCCGGCCACCGGCGAGAAGCGGCTCATTTATAGCAGAAGGAAGCAAGGGCCGCGAACCCCAATGGGATCGCGGCCCGGTGGCCTTACTTGTACTCTTCGAGGTCGGCAGCCGCCTTCTTCAAGGCGTCGGCCGGCTCGGCCTTGCCGGTCACGACCGACTGGACCATCTCGATGATGACGTTCTGGAAGCCCTTGTAGTCGGTAAAGAGCGGCTCGGGACCACCGAAGGCGATACCGTCGATGAACGGCTTCCAGTAGGGATCCTTCTTGACGAATTCATCGACCATCGGCGACGGACGAAGCGGCGTCAGGCCAGCAGCGCCCTGAAGTTCATACTCGCCCTGCGGGCCGGGCGACGTGATGAACTTGGCGAACTCGATCGCCTTCTCTTCGACGCCGGAGCCCTTGAAGACCGCCAGGCTGTCGGTGATGAGAAGTGTACCCTCGCCCTTGGCCGAGGGGCCGAGCGGCAGCGGCGCCACGCCCCAATTGACCTTGGTGTCCTTCAGGCGAACGGCAGCACCGGAGCCCGACTGAAGCATACCGACCTTGCCGTCGAGGAAGATGGCCCGCATCTCGTTCTGTTCGTAGGCGGTCGCGCCTTCGACAGAATAGGGCGTGATGTCCTTGTAAGCCTGGAGCGCCGCCAGAACTTCCGGGCTGTCGATGACGATCTTGTCGCCGTCGATGACCTTGCCGTTGTTGGTATAAACCCAATGCATGAACTGGTGCATCGTGTTGTCGAAGGTCTTGGCCGGAAGGCCATAACCGGCAACGCCCGTCTTTTCCTTGATCGTCTTGGCGAACTCGATTTCTTCAGCCCAGGTCTTCGGCGGCTTCTCGGGATCAAGGCCAGCCTGCTTGAACAGGTCCTTGTTCCAGTAAAGCGCCTTGGTCGAGAACGCGACCGGCACGCCCCACTGGTTGTCGTCGAAGGTCACCGTATCGACGATGTTGGGGTAGTAAGTCTTCTTTTCGTCGTCCGTCATCGGCACGGGTACGATGAGGTCGTTCTGGGCGAATTCCTTCAGCGTGCGCGAGCCGACATAGGCCATGGCGACCGGCGTGCCGGCGGCGGCAAGGGTCGTTGCCTTGTCCTGGCACTGGGCCCAGCCGACGACTTCCGGGGTCACCTTCCAGCCCGGGTTCTTCTCCTCCCACTGCTTGATGTACTTCTCGTGCACCGCATCCATGGTGTCGCCGCAGTAGATCCAGCTGATCTCCTGGTCGGCCGCCTTTGCGGTCACGGCGCCGAGCGCGGTCGAGCCGAGCAGGGCAAGGGCGAGCACCCCCGTCTTGAATTGGATAGACACGTTTTTATGCTCCCGTTCTCTGGTGGTTGACTTAAGTCTTATTGTTTCACCGCGCCCGCGGTGAGCCCGCTGACGAGATAGCGTTGCAAGAGGAAGATCACGACGACGGCCGGCGCGATACCGACGAAGCTTGCCGCCATCAGTTCGTTCCAGACCACCTCCTGGCGCCCGAAATAGGCAAACAGCCCGACGGGAAGCGGCATGTATTCGCTCTTGGAATTAAAGGTCAGCGCGTAAATGAACTGCTGGGCATAGGCGCCGATGAAGGTGGTGATCGCCACCACGGTAATGCCAGGCATGGCGATCGGCAGGATCACCCGGCGCAGCGTGTAGAAGTGGCTGGCGCCGTCGACGAAGGCAGCCTCGTCCAGTTCGCGCGGGATGCGCATCATGTAGGTGCGCAGCAACCAGATCGCCGACGGGATCAGGAAGGCGACGCCCGGCACGATCATGGCGAGATACGTGTTGAGCACGCCGAAGGTGCGCATCAGCCGGAACAGCGGAATGAGCAGCACCGCGCCCGAGAACATGTTGACGGCGAGGAATGCGCCGAGCAGCACGCCGGCGCCGCGGAAGTTGAAGCGGGCGAAGGCGTAGGCAGCCGGAATGACCAGCACCAGCACGATGGCCGTGACGATGGTGGAGATGAAGAAGGAATTGAAGATGTAGCGGGCAAAGCCCGGCACGCTCTGCCACATCGTAAAGTAGGCGGCGAACGAGCCGTTTTCCGGCCAGAAGCGATAGGGTGACGAGAACAGCAGCCCGAGCGGCTTCAGCGACACCAGAAAGCCCTCGACGAAGGGCGCCAGGATAAAGCACAGGAACACGAAGATACCGGCATAGATTCCGACAAGCTCGTACCAGCGGTAGCGATTGATCAGGGCCGGCTGGCTCATTTCTGTTCCCCCTGAGAAAGACGGCTGGTGACCCGGAAATAGGCAAAGCAGAAGATCGACAGGAAGATGCAGATCAGCACCGCACGCGCCGCCCCTTCGCCATACTTCTTCGATCCGATCGCGGTGCGATAGGTGTCGATGATCATCGTCGTCGTCTCACCATTGGGACCGCCCTGGGTGAGGATCCAGATGATGTCGAAGGAGTTGAAGGTCGCAATCAGCGACAACATCGACATGGTGATCAGCGACGGCACGAGCAGCGGCAGCGTGATGCGGCGGAAGCGATAGAAGCGCCCTGCCCCGTCGGTCCAGGCGGCCTCGTAGAGATCCTGCGGGATCGCCTGCATGGCCGCCAGCATGTAGAGCGTTACCAATGGCACGCCGATCCACACGTCGGTGACGATCGTCGCCCAGAAGGCGGTTTCGCCCCGCGCCAGGAAAGCGATCGGTCCATTGCTGAGGCCGAGGTTCTGCAGCACGCCGGAGATCATGCCGAACTGGCCGTTGTACATCCAGCCCCACATGAAGATGCCGATGGCCATCGGCACGATCCATGGCGGCATGGTGAGCAGACGGAACAGCGCCCGGCCGGGCACGGCGGCATTCAGCATCGTTGCGCCGAAAACACCGATGATCATCTTGATCGACACCGAGAAGAACGTCCAGACGAAGGTCCGGAAGATGACCTCGGCGAAGGTCTCGTTGAAGATCTTGTCGTAGTTGGTCCAGCCGACCCAATTGGTCGTCTTCTTCAGCGACGCGTCCGTAAACGACAGGATGAAGGTGTCGACCAGCGGATAGGCGACGATCACCGTGACGTAAAGAACAGCAGGAAGAAGCAGGATCCAGGCGAAGATGACTGTGCTGCGTTGAACACTCATCCGTCGCCTCCCCTTACGCCGCGCGGGAATGCAGGGCTTCGTCGAAACGGTCCCAGATGGGCCGGAGGTCTATGACGCTCTTCTTGCGCCGAGCCTCGTCCATGGAGAGCGCCAGGATGCCGGCTTCCAGCGCATCGCGCGTCGAAACCGGCAGCGGCCGGCCGTCGCGGACATGGCCGATGATATCGGTCGCCATCTGCTCGTCGGCACCGTAGTGCTGCGACAGTTCGGTGGCCTTGTATTTGTTCTCGATGACCTTCTTGCCGGTCAGCATCTCGTGCACGTCGAAGTAGCCGCGAATGAAATCGCCCTCGGCCATACCGCGCGAACCCATGATGCAGAAGCGGCGGAACTGGTCCGGCACGTTGAGATTGGTGTGGAAGTTCATGCCGACGCCATTGGCATATTCGACGATCGCAACCTGGTAGTCGATGATGTCGCCGTCGCTGTCGAAGACCTTTTCAGACCCCATCCAGCCGCTCGGCTTGCGGTGGAAGAGCTCGAGGTCGTTGATGCCTTCGCGGGCCGGATCGTTGGCGGGGATGAAGCTCTTGCGGCCACCGAAGCTCGCGACGCGTTCCGGGCGAGCACCGACGACGCCATTGTAGAGGTCGAGGTCGTGGCAGCATTTCTCCAGCATGAAGCTGCCGGAATAGCGCTCGTAGCGGCGCCAGTCGCGCATGAAGAAGGCGCCGTGATAGGGCTCGATATGCTCGGATGCCTCGATCGAGACCACCTGGCCAAGCTTGCCTTCGGCAAGCGCCTGGCGGAGATCGCGGTACATGGGCGCGTAGCGCAACACGAGACCGACCATCAGCCGCTCATGACCGAACTTCGCCATGAGCGCTGCGAGTTCCAGGCTCTCCTGGATCGTCGTCACGATCGGTTTTTCGCTGAAGACCTTCAGGCCGGCTTCGAGGCCGATCCGGATATGGTCGAGGTGCATGTGGTTGGGCGAGCCGATCATCAGGAGATCGAGCTTCTCGTTGGCGATCAACTCTTGCGGTGTAGCATAGGCCTTGCCGGGAGAGATGCCTTTTTCGGTAAGCGTGGCCAGACCGGCCGGGTTCGGATCGACGTATCCGGCGATTTCGAAGCTCTCGTCCATGGCCTTGAAGACATAGCCGAGATAACCCAAACGGAATCCGAGTCCGATGATGCCAACTTTCATGCTCGTCCTGTTCCCCTGCCTTTTGGCGTAATTTATTTTCGCAGACTGGGACAGTTTTTTCAGGCCGTCAACTCAAATCCGCATATTTCGTAAAATTGTGAAATTCATTTTCATATCTCAGGCAAATGCTGACAAAGCAGGCATTTCATGGACAACTAAAGAGGGTGCGCACAGCGCAACTCTACGGCAGGAGGAAAGCGGTCCAGACCACTGCACGTTGCGGAACGATCTTTTTCACGGCTCACGTTTTTCCGACCAGGCGGTCACGCCAGCGCAGAAGCCCGAGCAAGGGCCGGGCCAGATAGGGCGTCGGGATTTTTCGGTGGTCGCCGACCGTCCCTCCTCTTGCGACAGGCGCATCCGGCTCGATCAGGAACGCAACGACCAGCGCGTCGCGGGTGGCGACAAGGTCCAAAGCTTCATCGGAGGGAAACAGACCCTGCTCCGTCGCGCAGAAACTGGCTCGACCCGCCTGTATCGCACCGGAGAAGACATAGAAATAGAGGTGACGGCCTGCCACTCGGGGAAACGTTGTCCCTACCCCGGCCTCGAGCCGGAGATCGAAAATGTCGATGGCGTTGCGGACGAAGAAGGGAGCCGTCCCACCTTCTGGCCCGACAAGATGCCGCCACTCGTTGACCGCCCCGGCGGCAATCGGCCCATGCTGGATGTTCGGCGGCAGATCGAGGCCATGCGGGCGCACGAGGATCTGGAGCATCCTGAGCGGCGGATCATCAGGCAACGTCTCTTCGGAATGCCAGAAGCTCGTGCCCGCATTCATCACCATCAGGTGTCCGCTGTCGATGACCAGCTCGCCGATGGAGCGGTCGTTGTGGCGCATGACGCCATCCGGCACCCAGGACAGGATTTCGTCGTTGCGGTGCTCGTGCATGGCGATCAGCCGACCCGGCGAAAGCATCGATTCCACGACCATCGCCAGGGGACCATAACCATGATCGCGCGGCCAGGGCAGCAGCCATCCGGGCATGTTGAGCCTGGCGACAAACCCGCCGGCATCCCGGACGACAGGACTTCTGGCCCCTCGATAAAGCATCGTCCATTCTAACACGATGCTGCGGCTTGGCACGCCGACGAATGGCGAGCGCGCCCTGGGCCGTTCCGTGAGGCGGCTTCAGCGGCCCATGCGCGCGGCAAGCTTCCGCTCCGCCGCCTGCAACCCGTCGTGCAAAAGCACCGCAAGCGTTGCGACGATCAGGCCACCCTGAACGACGAAGGAAAGGTTGTTCGACTGCAACCCGGCGATGATCACTTCGCCAAGCGTTTTTGCGGCGACCGTCGATCCGATCGTCGCGGTTGCGAGGCTGATGACCACCGAAAGCCGGATGCCGGCCAGGATCACCGGCATCGCCAGCGGCAGCTCGACTTTGAGAAGCCGCTGGCCGCTCGTCATGCCGGCACCGCGCGCCGCCTCCATGACCGACGGAGGCAAGGTCGTCAGCCCCGTCAGCGCATTCTCGAAAATCGGCAACAGGCCGTAGAGGAAGAGCGCGATCAGCGTCGGCTTTTCACCGAAGCCGAAGATCGGAACCGCTAGCGCCAGGACCGCAACGGGCGGAAAAGTCTGACCGATATTCACCAGGCTTCGCGAGAGCGGCAGGAATTCCGCTCCCGAGGTGCGCGTGACGAGAATGGCAAGCGCCAGTGCAACCAGCGCGGCCGCTGCTACCGCCAGCGCCACCGTGCGCAGATGCAAGAACGTCAGCTGCAGCAGGCTTCCCTGGTTGTAGATGACAGGGGCGTTGTCCTGCACCAGCGGTCGCAGCAGCGGCTCGAACCAATGCGGCTGCAGCAGGAACGCGACCAGAGCCAGGAGAACCGCGATGCGAATGAGCGTGGCGAGCTTCGGCATCAGGCTGGACCGGCCGCGCGTTTGGCCAGCCCCTTGAGGCTGACCTTGCCGATCACGGCACCGTCGGGACCTGCAACCGGCAGGGCATCTCGTCCGGACCAGAGGAGTTCGGCCAAGGCTTCCCTCTGGCTGGCATCGCTCGAAATCGGCGCGCCTTCTGCGGCCCCGGGCTCCACCGCGCTCGAAACCGGCGCGATCGCCAGCAGACGATAGGGCCGTTCGCCCGACCCAATCAGGCTTTCGACAAAGGGGGTGGCCGGCTTCAGCAGCATTTCGGCGGGGGTCGCGTACTGAACAACTTTGCCCTTGTCCATGACGGCGATGCGATCGGCCAGGTGAAAGGCCTCTTCCATGTCGTGAGTGACGAGAATGATCGTCGTCTGAAAATGTTTCTGGATGGCAAGCAGGTCGTCCTGC comes from Ensifer sp. PDNC004 and encodes:
- a CDS encoding ABC transporter ATP-binding protein, which codes for MGQLNLNRVQKFYGTFEVLKGIDLEVRNGEFVVFVGPSGCGKSTLLRMIAGLDETSSGDILIEGKRVNDLPPVKRGIAMVFQSYALYPHMSVFENIAFPLRVEKMAEEKLKAKVEHAARILHLDQRLQQKPGMLSGGQRQRVAIGRAIVREPKIFLFDEPLSNLDAALRADMRIELAKLHRQLRATMIYVTHDQVEAMTMADRIVVLNAGQIAQTGAPLELYHKPANTFVAGFIGNPKMNFLPVTCKGVSDAGVEVDYKGQSVIVPVVPQAGLAGRTLTLGVRPEHIVLGTGDLTLKVTPTVIERLGAHTVAYAAIGGEGENFCAMLPGTAAIQPEQTVQAGIRTPDCHLFDEAGIALERRVELTDIDMGVLNPAAA
- a CDS encoding ABC transporter substrate-binding protein codes for the protein MSIQFKTGVLALALLGSTALGAVTAKAADQEISWIYCGDTMDAVHEKYIKQWEEKNPGWKVTPEVVGWAQCQDKATTLAAAGTPVAMAYVGSRTLKEFAQNDLIVPVPMTDDEKKTYYPNIVDTVTFDDNQWGVPVAFSTKALYWNKDLFKQAGLDPEKPPKTWAEEIEFAKTIKEKTGVAGYGLPAKTFDNTMHQFMHWVYTNNGKVIDGDKIVIDSPEVLAALQAYKDITPYSVEGATAYEQNEMRAIFLDGKVGMLQSGSGAAVRLKDTKVNWGVAPLPLGPSAKGEGTLLITDSLAVFKGSGVEEKAIEFAKFITSPGPQGEYELQGAAGLTPLRPSPMVDEFVKKDPYWKPFIDGIAFGGPEPLFTDYKGFQNVIIEMVQSVVTGKAEPADALKKAAADLEEYK
- a CDS encoding carbohydrate ABC transporter permease, encoding MSQPALINRYRWYELVGIYAGIFVFLCFILAPFVEGFLVSLKPLGLLFSSPYRFWPENGSFAAYFTMWQSVPGFARYIFNSFFISTIVTAIVLVLVIPAAYAFARFNFRGAGVLLGAFLAVNMFSGAVLLIPLFRLMRTFGVLNTYLAMIVPGVAFLIPSAIWLLRTYMMRIPRELDEAAFVDGASHFYTLRRVILPIAMPGITVVAITTFIGAYAQQFIYALTFNSKSEYMPLPVGLFAYFGRQEVVWNELMAASFVGIAPAVVVIFLLQRYLVSGLTAGAVKQ
- a CDS encoding carbohydrate ABC transporter permease, with the translated sequence MSVQRSTVIFAWILLLPAVLYVTVIVAYPLVDTFILSFTDASLKKTTNWVGWTNYDKIFNETFAEVIFRTFVWTFFSVSIKMIIGVFGATMLNAAVPGRALFRLLTMPPWIVPMAIGIFMWGWMYNGQFGMISGVLQNLGLSNGPIAFLARGETAFWATIVTDVWIGVPLVTLYMLAAMQAIPQDLYEAAWTDGAGRFYRFRRITLPLLVPSLITMSMLSLIATFNSFDIIWILTQGGPNGETTTMIIDTYRTAIGSKKYGEGAARAVLICIFLSIFCFAYFRVTSRLSQGEQK
- a CDS encoding Gfo/Idh/MocA family protein, coding for MKVGIIGLGFRLGYLGYVFKAMDESFEIAGYVDPNPAGLATLTEKGISPGKAYATPQELIANEKLDLLMIGSPNHMHLDHIRIGLEAGLKVFSEKPIVTTIQESLELAALMAKFGHERLMVGLVLRYAPMYRDLRQALAEGKLGQVVSIEASEHIEPYHGAFFMRDWRRYERYSGSFMLEKCCHDLDLYNGVVGARPERVASFGGRKSFIPANDPAREGINDLELFHRKPSGWMGSEKVFDSDGDIIDYQVAIVEYANGVGMNFHTNLNVPDQFRRFCIMGSRGMAEGDFIRGYFDVHEMLTGKKVIENKYKATELSQHYGADEQMATDIIGHVRDGRPLPVSTRDALEAGILALSMDEARRKKSVIDLRPIWDRFDEALHSRAA
- a CDS encoding pirin family protein: MLYRGARSPVVRDAGGFVARLNMPGWLLPWPRDHGYGPLAMVVESMLSPGRLIAMHEHRNDEILSWVPDGVMRHNDRSIGELVIDSGHLMVMNAGTSFWHSEETLPDDPPLRMLQILVRPHGLDLPPNIQHGPIAAGAVNEWRHLVGPEGGTAPFFVRNAIDIFDLRLEAGVGTTFPRVAGRHLYFYVFSGAIQAGRASFCATEQGLFPSDEALDLVATRDALVVAFLIEPDAPVARGGTVGDHRKIPTPYLARPLLGLLRWRDRLVGKT
- a CDS encoding ABC transporter permease, with protein sequence MPKLATLIRIAVLLALVAFLLQPHWFEPLLRPLVQDNAPVIYNQGSLLQLTFLHLRTVALAVAAAALVALALAILVTRTSGAEFLPLSRSLVNIGQTFPPVAVLALAVPIFGFGEKPTLIALFLYGLLPIFENALTGLTTLPPSVMEAARGAGMTSGQRLLKVELPLAMPVILAGIRLSVVISLATATIGSTVAAKTLGEVIIAGLQSNNLSFVVQGGLIVATLAVLLHDGLQAAERKLAARMGR